The Flammeovirga yaeyamensis genome segment CATTCCATTGAATGCAAATTTATTGGCTTTAACGCCAGTATCACCTTTCCGTCCAAGACGTTGGAAGGGAGCTTTACTACCCAACGATGTGGTGATTGAGATTAAAAACTTAGATCCACAAAAAAGACCAATCGGTGCCGCTGCAGATTCCAAAGAAGTGAAGAATGCAGTACATGCTAAGGTTTGGCAAGACAAAAAAGACACGAGACATCTACTATTCGATAAAGATCAATCTTTAGAAGACCGCATTTTATTAGAGCAATTCAGTATTTAATTTATGATGAGATTTCTGCAGTGTTCAAGCGTATTTTTATTTCTATTGATGCCAATTTTTTCTTGGGGTCAAGATTCTCTGTCATGGCCTTTAGATAGCTATCAAGACCGACGTTACAAAGAAAATTGGAAACTAGAAGATTGGTCAGTTCGTGATGCACAATCGAGAGATTGGTCCGATAAGATAAAAGCTGTTCCATTATCAAAAAATAAAAAGATTTGGACATCGTTTGGTGGACAAGCTAGGGTACGATACATGCCTACTGTAAACGAGGAGTTTCAATCACCTAACTCGGGTTTATTTACTTTTCGTTTGAGAACACATGCGGATATTCATTTCGGTAAAAACTTTAGAGTATTTGCAGAGGGTATATATTCGAATACCACTAAAGATAATACGGACAGACTTGGTGCTGGAACACCTGTAACAAATGGCGCCTTTCTCAACCTTTTCGGTGAATATAAATTCGATTTGTATAACAATACCTATATGGGAATTTGGGCAGGTCGAAGGGAATTACAGGCAGGGCACGAACGTTTATTATCCCCCGGCAATTGGCTTATTACTCGTCGATCTTTTGATGGAGCCGGTTTTTATGTAGGGAATGATAACAACAAGTTAGTGGCCTTTGTGAGTAAACCAGTTATTCCTGTTCCCGACGGCTATACCACTAGAGATGAAAACACCACTTTCTGGGGTGTACGCTACGAATCGTTTGATGTTGCCTATACCACCACTGCCGGGTTTGGCGTACCAAGTTGGTCGTCTTTTGATAGAACCTACTTTGAACCCTACTTCTATGGTCTACATAGAGAAAATGCAGTCTATGAAGATGGGGTAGCCAACGAACAACGTTATACCGCAGGTTTCTTATTGGCAGGTCCAATTAAACGTATTTTTAATTATGAGGTGGAAGCCATGTATCAGTTTGGTAAGTTTGGTGATAAAAACATCAATGCTTACTCTATTACGACGGAGTTTGGTGTATCCTTTCCAGAGGTAGCTACACAACCACATATCTGGGTGGGATTTGATTATTCATCAGGTGATCAAAACAAAGGAGATGGCACATTAGGTACCTTCAATCCTCTCTTTCCTCAGGTAGCACAGTTTTTTGGAGAACATGGAGCCATGGATCGTAAGAACTTAACTTCATTATCTGCCAATGTCGATTTTACTTTATTCAAAGTGGTAAAATCGAGGTTGACGTATTGGAACTTTCAAAGATCGAGCTTAGAAGATGCGGTTTATAACACATCAAATGGTATATTAAGAAGTGGAGAGAGTAATTCAAGAGACTTAGGTGATTCCATGCAATTATCATCTGTAATTACTTTAAACCGTCATTGGGAAATTTGTGCCACCTATAACTTCTGGGTTCCAGGACAATATTTCTGGGATACACAAACAGGAAAAGCACACACCCAACATTTCTTTATGTTGACCACTCAGTTTACTTTCTGATGAAAAAGAAATCATATAAAATAGACCCAAAATACTTAAAAGAGTTTTTCTCTGTATTGTTCGGGGTGATGTTCGCCTTATTTATTGATACGTTATGGAGTGATCATGAACATCAGCAATTAGCAGAAAAAGCTTCTCATGATATTCTAACAGAAATAGAAGAGAATCAAATAAAGATCGATTCTTTGATAATAGATCATCAAAAGACAAAAGAACTAATATCTGAAGTTTTAAAAGAGCTCAAGGAAGAGAAGAAGGATTCTGTACCAAAAGAAAAAGATGTCATCTTAAGTTTTAGATTGATTGAAGATACAGCATGGGAAACAGCAAAAATTTCGGGTGCAGTAACTTACATGGAATTAGATCAGCTTTCTAAGTTTAATGGTTTGTATAAAATGCAAATGATTCATATGCATAATATGGAAAAGTTTATGGAACATTCATTTACAGGTATGCAACTCCTATCTCAAGAAGAAAAGCTTTCCCAGATGAGTTATTTTATTCAAAGTGCTATTGCTACAGAACAACAATTACAAGAAAGATATAAAGAGATATTGAATGATTATAAAGTAAGTAAATGAAGTTCGTATGGGTACATATAATCATACTAGTTTTATGTATCAATCAGTCGATAGCACAAACTGATTCGACTTCATTACGTCCATATAAAAACAATATTTTAGCCTCACCGGCTTTATCCTATAGTCCTAAAACAGATGTCGTTTTAGGACTATATTTTTTATATCAGTTCAAACTCAAGAAGGATGATTATGCTACCCGTCCTTCTAATGTGAATTTTTATGTGGGGTCTTCTTATAAAGGGCAAAATTACCTTTCGACGGAACATGAGTTATTGAGCAATGGTGAGAAATACTATTTCAAAGGAAAAATTGAATACAAGAAAACTCCAGAACAACTCTATCGAATTGGTCCGGATACAGGAGAGGATGATTTTATTAATGCGGAGTATCATTCTCTTGAAATATTTGAAAGAGTAGTGCATCAGTTCAGACCCAATATGTTCATAGGAGGGAAGTTCCGTTCCATCAGTATTTTTGATATCAATTATACAGATCAAGAAGGAAAAAGCTTAGATGAAAATAGTTTACCATTTCCTGGGGCTGAGGGAGGAAGTTATCTTGGTATTGGTCCTGTTTTTATTTGGGATAAACGTAACAGCATTATGACCCCAACAAGAAACTTTTACCTAGATTTAACCACTCTTTTTTATACTAGTTTAGATGATTCAAGATCTTTTATCACTCTCAAATTGGATGGACGTCGCTATTTTGACCTAAAGAACAACGGACAAACGATATTGGCTTGTCAGTTACTAGTTCAGAATAATTTTGGTGATATACCCTTTCATGAATTATCCCTATTGGGAGGAAAACAAATAATGAGAGGTTATGAATTAGGGCGATATAGAGATTTTCATTCCATACAAACACAAGCTGAATTACGTCAAAAAGTTTGGGGGAGATTTGGTATGACAGCCTTTTATAGTTTAGGAACAGTATACGATGAACTTAGCGATTTTCAACATTTAAAATCTACTTTAGGGGCAGGGCTTCGATTAAATATCAATAGAAAAGATCCTGCAAATGTGAGGGTCGATTTTGGATGGAGTTTGGAAGAGAATAATAAAGGTATTTATATCACATTAGGAGAAGCGTTTTAAATCCATTTTTATTTGATAATTGAATAGTATTCTTTGTACTAGAGTGATTTAGTCTCGTTTGATCAATAGTTAATGATTTTAAATAAATCAAACGATCGAATAGCTTGAACGTTTGTTCAGTTATATCATCTAACAAAGACATTATGAAACGTACATACATAAAAATATTCATTCTTGGGTTAATGACCTTATTTTGGTCTTGTAGTAAGAAATCAAACGTACAACCCACTAGTATTCCAAGTATAAAAATATCCACACCAAACGATGTGAGTATAGGGGAGGGGAAAGCGAATGAAGATATTCAAGTGAATTTTAAGGCGGAAGGGTTGATAGATCATGTGTTGGTCACTTTCCCGATGCAAGGATTGGGTGTTAGTGTTGAACTCACTAGAGTGCCAGAATCTGAAGAAATGAAAGAAATACAAGATTCGCTGTTGGATGGAGAACTTCCTGAAAAAATAAAGGGAGCGATCAATGCCAAAGCTTTTCTTAAAAAAGAAGTGATTAACGAACTGAAAAGAGGAGAGCAGTTATTCACTTTTGAAATGATTGATAGAAATGGCAATCATGTTTGGCAAGACCTCACGATTAACGTGTACTAATTCTTGTCTATACATCTCTCCTTTTACAATCTACTTTAACTTTATTGCTATGAAAAATATATCAGTATTTGTCGTTGTTGCTTTAGTATTTATGGCCTTGTTATCTTCTTGTGGAGGTAGAAACATTGAAGATGTTATTCCAAGATCAACTGCATTTGAGTTTTCAAGAGGAACAGAAATGTATATCACAGAAGGCAAGTTTCAAGATACGGTGAAAATCGATATTTATGTTCCTGCCAAAATTGTTACAGTGGATGTAAGTACGCCTTTTGGCAAAGAAGATTTTCATATCAATTTAGCTGAGGAGCCAAAAGAATTTGGTGAGGAAAAGATGCAGGAGAGTATGCTTGGAAAGCACACTACTTACAGACATGTATTGGGTGCGAAAGATGTAAGAGTGCATTTAGTTCCTGAAGTGATGAACTCATTATCAACAGGAAAGCATACCATTACATTTGCTGTTCTGGATGAAAAAGACGAATACAAACAACGTGATTTAAACATCACTGTTGTTCCTGAAAAGAAGAAATAAATACCCCAATAACTACATACATGACCACATTTTCATCAAGAGAGTGTGGTCAGTACTCGAATAGAATTTCAACAAATATATTATTTACATGTTTATTTAAACATAGGCAAGAAAGGCTATCTCAATATGTATTGAAATAGCCTTTCTGATTTTTAATATATAACTATTTTAGAGTTTATCTAAACCAATTAGACCCTACCGTTAGGTACCAAGCCCAAACTTCAGGACCTCTTGCAATGTCGATACCTGCGTGTAAACCATATTCTTTAGCAATAAAATATCTAAAGCCACCACCAACGGCATATTGCCCTTTTGAGAAATCAAACTGATCAATTTTTGGTGCAGTAAAACCGGCACCAGCAAAACCAACAGCACTCCAACGTTTTGTGAATTGCCATCTCCATTCAGTTTCTAAAGTCAAAGCATTATGGTCTTGATATCTTAAGGCTTGAATACCTCTTAAATTGATGAAAGGAAGTTCATAAAAGGGAACACTATCGCCCCATTTAGCGGCATAATTTAAACGGTATCCAGAAAATAACTTCTCTTTGATAATCGGTTGATAAAAATAAGTTCTATGGCTAAAATTCCAATAATCGTTATCACCACCCAAAGCTTTATCAAAAACACCAAACTCTGTGGCAGACATAATTCCTTTGGTAGGGGTAAAAGTGCTATTTCGAGAATCCCACATACCCACTAAGTTCAGTCCACCTAGATTGTTCTCTTCTTCCAATTTACCTAATTCAGGCGTTTTGGTATCAAAAGAAACGTCATTGTTAAAATAGACGTAATTGAATCCTGCAAACATAGGGACTTTGGCTACTGGTCTAAATAATAATTCATGAAAAGTAACAAAGCCTTTCATGTTGAATTCGTACTCTCCTGCATCGAGTACGTTTCCACCATAAAAAGTAAGATTTGGACTGATATAGCCAACCGCACCGGTATAGCGTAAACGATCGTTTAAATACGATCCTTGATGGGCGATCATCGTCAGCCAAGTGCCATTTTCTGTATAAGCACCGGCTACAGCGGTCATCACTGGCGGTAGGTTTTTATTATTTTCAAAATGTGCGGTAGAATCGACTACTACTCTTTCTTTTTGCTGACCATGGAAAAATACCCCTACAAGTCCACCTCCAAGACCAACGGCTGGTTCTGTAATTAAAATGGGTACAGGTAGAAAACCAAAACCGGCATTTAAAAATCCGCTGACATCTACACAATGATCTGCAGAATCAATAAAATAATCATTGAATTTACTTTGAGCATAAAGTATTTGAGTAGATAAAATTAGTGTAATGAATAGAAGTAACTTTTTGTAATTAATGTTCATGATGAGGAGTTTGAATAGATAAATCAAATATACATTCATAAAGGTGAAATATCTCTTTCAATCTCCTAATCATTTATAAAAAAAGTCCATCTCAGTTTTTCTGAAATGGACTTTCAATGCTTATCGTTTATTCTTTCGATCTATTGGGTGATTTTGTTGTGAATAGATTTCGATTGATAAACCAATTGCTTTTACTCCTAGTGAAACAATTTTAACGCAGTTAGAAAATATAGATCTCATAATATAAAGTTTTAATGGATTGATTTTATGTGATTTGAATGATATTCTTATATAATAACGTACTAATTATTCATTCGTTCGAATAATTAACATACTTTCATTTAATTTTTGAGTTCTGAATTATTTATCTCAGTTTTAAGGTTATATACTAAATATCAAATTGTCACCAATTCAGAAAACTAAGACTCATGAAAACTTCCAGATTATACCTCACATTGTTATCAGAAAGTGATTTAGACGAGGCCATTGCTTTATTTAAAGAGCCAGATGTAATGAAATTTATCTTTCCAATGGTGGATAAATCAGATGAGGAAAGAAAAGTAATACTTAAAGTAAAAATTGAAGAAATATGTCAAGATATTGGTTTTTTCTGGACTGTAAGAAATAATGCAGATGAACTGATGGGTATAGTGAACCTAAATCCTATTCCTGGAAAAACAGATATACAAATTGGTTGGATATTCAGTCCAAGATTTGCAGGGCAGGGGTATGCCTACGAAGCATCAAAATTGATATTCGACTTCGGTATTCACGAACGAAAGGTGAATCCAATTTATGCCATTATCGAAGAAGGAAACGATAAGTCTGTACGATTGGCCGAAAAGTTAGGCTTAAAGTGGTCAGAGTCCTATGAGGAAGACGGTATTAAAATCAATAAATATAAGTATCAATAAAAAAATGGCTGCTAGAAAAATTTAAATCTAGCAGCCATTATTCTTTTTAGTGGAATGATATTATTTCCCTTTGTTCTTTTTGCCTTTACCTAATTTGATGTCGTAATCATCAATATTTCCTTCGATTCGGACAGCAACATATTTGCCTCCCTCATCTTTTTGAATTTCGTCCTCTTCGTCATCTTTTTTCTTCTTACCTCCTGTTAAGGTATTCCAAGCGACAGAACGAACAAGTTTAAAAGGTACCTCTACCATGTATTTCATATCCATATTCAAGTGTTGCTCTCCAGATATGTATAACTGCCCAATTGTTGAGGCAATGTCCATACGTGGAATGTAGAATACACCATCTTTTACCGTAAAATTGTTTTCGATCTTATCGAAACGAATATTACTCATGTCTTTATTACCGAAATAACGAGCCATAGCTTCTAAAGGACCAAAATTCACAATACGACCATCAGAAAGTGTCATTTTGATATCTGCTGTTGTATGGGCAATATCCACACTCAGATCATTATTGATATGCGTTTTTGCTTTCATATTGGCATTCAAAATACCATCAAAGTTTTCGGCCATATTGATTTTGTCCCCTTCGTATTCAACTTCAAAATCAATTTTTGATAGATCGACATTTGTTAGAGTCGCATCACCTTCTAGAATTACGTTTTTAGGATTCTGTGTATCCGCAACACCACTCATTTTCATACTTCCGACATCACCCAGCTGGACAGAAACGCCATTTAAGACCACTTTTTGATCGGTGGTAGTCGATACTTTACCATCGAAGTTTTTGATGTTCATGTCCATCAACTTCATGGTATTTACTTTGATGTCTAATTCCAATTCAGGATACTTGATCGCAAAAATATCAACAGGTTCTTCTTCCTGTATCTGCTGAGATCTTGATGCAGAAGATTGTTCATACGTTTCTTCCGGCAGGGTCAATTTCAAGAGTTCATTAAAATTGATGAGCTTCGCATCGACTTGGAATTGTCCTTTAAAGTCTTTTCGAGTACTGTCTAAAACATTCAATAATTGAGCATTGAAAGTCATATCACTTTGACCGATCTTACCTTTAAAATCGTTCAGGTAAACATCTTTGTCTTTTTTGACCAACTCGAATCGGAAATCTCTAAATAGGAGTGGAGTGATACTTAATCGCCATTTTAGACCCTTCATCCATACTTTAAAATCAGGAACTTTTTTATCGGAGAACAATTCTTGATTGACCACATCGATACCACCTTGGATTTGGAAGTTGTTCATCTTTTCGTTTTTAAACGATTTTGGAACAAGTAATGAATCTCCGTAAGTGAAGAAGTCGACAACACGCATAGAGTTTGAACGTATATCAAATCCTGCTTTGATTGTAATAGCAGAGTCTTTGTAAACGATACCATCGTAATTATCAAATCCTCCTCTGAAATAGAAATCTGACTCTCCGATATTACCTTTTAAATGATCAATACCTAAAGCTTTTGGCGTAATGCCCATCAAACCAGATACATTGTGAATCGATTGGAACTTATCAAAAGAAGTTTGAAGGTTGTTGATCGTTAATTTACCATAAGGTAGAATCTTATAATCATTCAAACTTTTTGAATCGGTTTCCATAGTGAAATCGATATCGATATCGTGTAGGTTGTCGGCCAAATCGATGGCAGCAGAATCGGTATATTCAAGTAATTCTCTAACCAGTAAATGATTGGACTGAAGACGAACATCTGCCTTAATTGGCGTTTGTATTCCTAAAGCATAGAAAATTAAGTTGTCGATGTTTCCGTTAAATTTAAAGTCAGAACCATCTACCTTAGCCATAAAATCTTTGATACCTACATGGTTTTCCCAAATGTATAAGGTAGCATTAATATCTCTTGGCGACATTCCTGTCGGAATATGTCTCACGTGTCCATCACTTAGCTTAAGATAGATTTTCTGAGAGTTTCTACCAGATTGGATAAACTTCTTTTTCTTCACATCGATATCGTAATTCACATCGGCTTTAAAAGCAAGTTTACCCCCTAGGCTATC includes the following:
- a CDS encoding GNAT family N-acetyltransferase, encoding MKTSRLYLTLLSESDLDEAIALFKEPDVMKFIFPMVDKSDEERKVILKVKIEEICQDIGFFWTVRNNADELMGIVNLNPIPGKTDIQIGWIFSPRFAGQGYAYEASKLIFDFGIHERKVNPIYAIIEEGNDKSVRLAEKLGLKWSESYEEDGIKINKYKYQ
- a CDS encoding alginate export family protein, whose product is MPIFSWGQDSLSWPLDSYQDRRYKENWKLEDWSVRDAQSRDWSDKIKAVPLSKNKKIWTSFGGQARVRYMPTVNEEFQSPNSGLFTFRLRTHADIHFGKNFRVFAEGIYSNTTKDNTDRLGAGTPVTNGAFLNLFGEYKFDLYNNTYMGIWAGRRELQAGHERLLSPGNWLITRRSFDGAGFYVGNDNNKLVAFVSKPVIPVPDGYTTRDENTTFWGVRYESFDVAYTTTAGFGVPSWSSFDRTYFEPYFYGLHRENAVYEDGVANEQRYTAGFLLAGPIKRIFNYEVEAMYQFGKFGDKNINAYSITTEFGVSFPEVATQPHIWVGFDYSSGDQNKGDGTLGTFNPLFPQVAQFFGEHGAMDRKNLTSLSANVDFTLFKVVKSRLTYWNFQRSSLEDAVYNTSNGILRSGESNSRDLGDSMQLSSVITLNRHWEICATYNFWVPGQYFWDTQTGKAHTQHFFMLTTQFTF
- a CDS encoding AsmA family protein, with translation MENKSIGKRILKLFGYFILGIFGILIIGVLLFYLNRQTIKEKVIEAVNQEQNGELHIGQIGIAPFEDFPNFTLELDSIAYYEKKAELRKEEARPIAALNKFFVSVDVMALIGGDVKVGAIKLHDGEVNLYAYKDSSLNLTNALGIDLSDTTQVEEVPQDTTQAAPPAFNVQLDKFSLKNVKVIVYNQMTDKGLGVQVKNIKTSLTYNENIISNKLKVNVELLGIKDKEKLLWQNKHLEMKTNLTFDRVKKIIDIKKCDFDIEGAVFALNGTVDIPNDLTLDLNLTASQKDLNIINLLANGKMDMDKIKSEYTSTLGGLEFDAKITGKSKATLPKVVANVALDKFTLKSLKTPYGLNDFSFQASLNTGDSADLSQLEFHLNKFNIETTNGFTRGDLSVTNGIEKPHVDLNWEADLSLENFDDLLTGIPFDSLGGKLAFKADVNYDIDVKKKKFIQSGRNSQKIYLKLSDGHVRHIPTGMSPRDINATLYIWENHVGIKDFMAKVDGSDFKFNGNIDNLIFYALGIQTPIKADVRLQSNHLLVRELLEYTDSAAIDLADNLHDIDIDFTMETDSKSLNDYKILPYGKLTINNLQTSFDKFQSIHNVSGLMGITPKALGIDHLKGNIGESDFYFRGGFDNYDGIVYKDSAITIKAGFDIRSNSMRVVDFFTYGDSLLVPKSFKNEKMNNFQIQGGIDVVNQELFSDKKVPDFKVWMKGLKWRLSITPLLFRDFRFELVKKDKDVYLNDFKGKIGQSDMTFNAQLLNVLDSTRKDFKGQFQVDAKLINFNELLKLTLPEETYEQSSASRSQQIQEEEPVDIFAIKYPELELDIKVNTMKLMDMNIKNFDGKVSTTTDQKVVLNGVSVQLGDVGSMKMSGVADTQNPKNVILEGDATLTNVDLSKIDFEVEYEGDKINMAENFDGILNANMKAKTHINNDLSVDIAHTTADIKMTLSDGRIVNFGPLEAMARYFGNKDMSNIRFDKIENNFTVKDGVFYIPRMDIASTIGQLYISGEQHLNMDMKYMVEVPFKLVRSVAWNTLTGGKKKKDDEEDEIQKDEGGKYVAVRIEGNIDDYDIKLGKGKKNKGK
- a CDS encoding BamA/TamA family outer membrane protein; amino-acid sequence: MNINYKKLLLFITLILSTQILYAQSKFNDYFIDSADHCVDVSGFLNAGFGFLPVPILITEPAVGLGGGLVGVFFHGQQKERVVVDSTAHFENNKNLPPVMTAVAGAYTENGTWLTMIAHQGSYLNDRLRYTGAVGYISPNLTFYGGNVLDAGEYEFNMKGFVTFHELLFRPVAKVPMFAGFNYVYFNNDVSFDTKTPELGKLEEENNLGGLNLVGMWDSRNSTFTPTKGIMSATEFGVFDKALGGDNDYWNFSHRTYFYQPIIKEKLFSGYRLNYAAKWGDSVPFYELPFINLRGIQALRYQDHNALTLETEWRWQFTKRWSAVGFAGAGFTAPKIDQFDFSKGQYAVGGGFRYFIAKEYGLHAGIDIARGPEVWAWYLTVGSNWFR
- a CDS encoding BamA/TamA family outer membrane protein → MKFVWVHIIILVLCINQSIAQTDSTSLRPYKNNILASPALSYSPKTDVVLGLYFLYQFKLKKDDYATRPSNVNFYVGSSYKGQNYLSTEHELLSNGEKYYFKGKIEYKKTPEQLYRIGPDTGEDDFINAEYHSLEIFERVVHQFRPNMFIGGKFRSISIFDINYTDQEGKSLDENSLPFPGAEGGSYLGIGPVFIWDKRNSIMTPTRNFYLDLTTLFYTSLDDSRSFITLKLDGRRYFDLKNNGQTILACQLLVQNNFGDIPFHELSLLGGKQIMRGYELGRYRDFHSIQTQAELRQKVWGRFGMTAFYSLGTVYDELSDFQHLKSTLGAGLRLNINRKDPANVRVDFGWSLEENNKGIYITLGEAF